A single Salmo salar chromosome ssa19, Ssal_v3.1, whole genome shotgun sequence DNA region contains:
- the LOC106579270 gene encoding protachykinin-1 isoform X1, whose translation MDILKFQLVIVTLFALVYTCQGLSFSVDKEHWVSKDWQDEPLKERLSSHVASLIKRSKARQFYGLMGKRSDDQPQPIKVDRKRNKGDMFVGLMGRRALSGESFTRIIPDAPSTATDVTEGSDTQPDSQEEWDQLQYY comes from the exons ATGGATATCTTGAAATTCCAGCTGGTAATAGTTACCCTGTTTGCACTGGTGTACACATGTCAAGGATTGTCGTTTAGTGTTGACAAGGAACACTGGGTATCCAAAGACTGGCAG GATGAGCCACTGAAAGAGAGGTTGTCCAGCCACGTGGCTAGTCTGATAAAGAGATCCAAAGCCCGTCAGTTCTACGGGCTCATGGGCAAACGCTCAG ACGATCAGCCGCAGCCTATTAAAGTGGATAGAAAAC GAAACAAAGGGGATATGTTTGTTGGACTTATGGGAAGAAGAGCACTAAGTGGGG AATCGTTCACGAGGATCATTCCAGATGCTCCAAGCACTGCGACCGATGTCACTGAGGGATCAGACACACAACCAG ATTCACAAGAGGAATGGGACCAACTCCAATATTACTAA
- the LOC106579270 gene encoding protachykinin-1 isoform X2: MDILKFQLVIVTLFALVYTCQGLSFSVDKEHWVSKDWQDEPLKERLSSHVASLIKRSKARQFYGLMGKRSGNKGDMFVGLMGRRALSGESFTRIIPDAPSTATDVTEGSDTQPDSQEEWDQLQYY; the protein is encoded by the exons ATGGATATCTTGAAATTCCAGCTGGTAATAGTTACCCTGTTTGCACTGGTGTACACATGTCAAGGATTGTCGTTTAGTGTTGACAAGGAACACTGGGTATCCAAAGACTGGCAG GATGAGCCACTGAAAGAGAGGTTGTCCAGCCACGTGGCTAGTCTGATAAAGAGATCCAAAGCCCGTCAGTTCTACGGGCTCATGGGCAAACGCTCAG GAAACAAAGGGGATATGTTTGTTGGACTTATGGGAAGAAGAGCACTAAGTGGGG AATCGTTCACGAGGATCATTCCAGATGCTCCAAGCACTGCGACCGATGTCACTGAGGGATCAGACACACAACCAG ATTCACAAGAGGAATGGGACCAACTCCAATATTACTAA